The genome window tctctTTCTGGGTCCCCATGTTACAGTGGGACTTCTGAGATCATTACTGGTTCTCTTGTTCAATCATGGCAACCATTTCATGCACAGAACTGGCAATCTCCTTCACTGTACTCAGCCGACACTCTTCCTCAACCTGTTTCCATCATATCAAAcagtaaaaatatattcaaacgAATAATTATCGTAATTActtaaattaacatgtttgtcATGTCATCCATTAATGTTCTCTgagttcatattttttaaataataatgctTTTTTATAAGAGAATATTTTTCTtgtacttttttaattttttgagtcTGTGACCATCTATTTGGAATGATAACAATGTAATCACATTACATAATAGTTGGCCTGagttcatttaattttattgtgacTAAAATTATTACTAACCTTTAGGCTGAAAGAGTAGAGCACCATGTGATCAATTGTGGTAGCATTTAGGTGGAGAATTGTGAGGGACATAGCATGAAACCAAGTGACCATCTTCAATAGTTGTTTTGGGCGTTTTCTTGATAATACCTTCACATTTGCGTGGTCGTCTACCATGGCGACTTCGATGTCGGCTACGGCAGAGCACTTCTCGGCCGCCGCCTTGTCGGAGGCGGCCACGTGGTTCCGGGTGGCTGAGGTTGAGTACTGAGGGAAATGGAAGAAGGTGGAGAAGGggagagatgatgatgatgttgaagTCTTGGTTGCGTTGTTATATGGCAGATTTTTCACCAGCTTGTGAGCTTCCAAGAATTGAGAGAGTTGCTCTAGCTCTTTCACAAAATTTATGGCTCCTCCAACAATTGATGCTTGGTCACCctattaaatcatatttaatataactataagATACAAGCTAAGGATATATAGTGACAtcataaaataaagataaattcAACTCTCTACTCCAGATATAGGCTGGTTTGCCTTTTGTGATCATTTAACATTAGGTCACAAGGTAAGATTTACTAGTACACTTTGACAGTGTGGACAGACCTTTATCCTTATCCAAGAAATAAAGACAAGTTTAAAAACTTGTAATGCACATGCATATATGCCATGCATATAATTAAGTTAAGAATCATTATTTATTCGTGTATC of Ipomoea triloba cultivar NCNSP0323 chromosome 3, ASM357664v1 contains these proteins:
- the LOC116014364 gene encoding transcription factor bHLH94-like; amino-acid sequence: MALEAVVFQQDPFSYGCRDFHGMEGWDCYGGFGFEDDDERKLNYCDAFTEQVGSNGGYYCWDYSSPPVSAANTSSPEVCAAAGNGLMDPPPAAAPVTRRKRRRAKCSKNKEEIENQRMTHIEVERNRRRQMNDYLAVLRSMMPPSYAQRGDQASIVGGAINFVKELEQLSQFLEAHKLVKNLPYNNATKTSTSSSSLPFSTFFHFPQYSTSATRNHVAASDKAAAEKCSAVADIEVAMVDDHANVKVLSRKRPKQLLKMVTWFHAMSLTILHLNATTIDHMVLYSFSLKVEEECRLSTVKEIASSVHEMVAMIEQENQ